The Gossypium hirsutum isolate 1008001.06 chromosome D07, Gossypium_hirsutum_v2.1, whole genome shotgun sequence genome includes the window TCCATAATATGTGACGGTATCTTTCTTATATAAATGTAGAAAGCTCTACATATTAAGGCAACATGATTAATACTTTTTATCTCTTTCTTTTACCTAACTTGGTTCGCCTTAACCATGATTTATGATCTAGCTTAGCATTGTTATGATCCCAAAGGTTTTGTGTCTTTGCTCGATCCTAGATCTAGTAACTTTGATACAATTATGATgtgtaaatataatataattaatataattaacatataatataataagagataagaaaataatgcaaatagaatattatatgaaatatattgaaaattaatataatataaatattttttgaaagaaatatagaataaattacgaacttacaaaaatttgaattattatattttacaataaaCACAATCATTATATGTtaggtgtcgaaaccattttgtgaaaacaaaaatttagttgtcgactataaaaacaaaaattggagtcgccaccgatcctttattgaggtgtgatcggatcaccttaaaaatgattttagtctgtgaaatttgagaaaacaggttcgggagtcagttacgtacgggaagggttagcaccctcgtaacgcccaaaatcggtaccgaattgattgtttaatgccTTAGTGTCGAGggttaaaaagatttaaaaaaaactcaaatgatGAAATCTGAAAAGGATAATCAAATGTTTAAGTCAGACGAAGAAATCGAGACCCAGTACGTTAGGGTACTATTTCTCAAAATCCCCAAACTTTGAATATcgcttttattttataagaaaatcttcattttgagaaagcaatatgtcatgcccaatacattaggacacaacaagttaagttctcgaaaatgatttttatacttatgcattttcaataaataatattCTCGGTTATTCAAGATTAATAAAGAAAATCGGAACTCAATACGTTACGGCTCAATTTCCTCGAAAATCCCAAAGATCGAATATTGCGTTATTTTAAAAGcctttgaatcaaaagaaaatgattttaatgttttggcgaaaccaaaatatatattttcaaaagggatgttttaaaaaaataatgtacaatatgaaataaatactttaatttaaattatacatgtatacgtatttacaaaaaaatatataaaaggatGATATATAAGTGAATTTTGACAATATGTGTATGCATATATTAAAACTTGTATATATAAGTATACATATGTAAAAAACATGAAATACACCAaacaaaaaacaacaacaaaaaaaaacttataataattctaCAAAAAaggtacgtatatatattatagaaaatgcatgtatatgtgcatggattatgaaatataaaagatGCATACGTATTATAAAAtgttaatgcatatatatatggatacaaaagttatgaaaataaaacaataataaaatatacataaaatatatacatgcatttacaaaaagtaaaaatgtataagtataatatattagtaaattatataaaaaaatacggaaaatatatttataatagttTTGTATagtgtatgaatatatatatacatattataaaaaatgtataaacatatatatagattataaaatatggaaaatgtataaatattataaaatataaatataaatacatatatatataaaaactatgaaaataagataataataatataataataaaatatgtatatgtatttaaaacatttaaaatatatacatatatatattataaaatacatatgcgtgtatatatgtaggtataataatatataatataataatgataataacaatattaataaaaaaacttaaaaaacctaaaatgaaagattaaggattaaattgaaaataaccgAAGTTTCTGgggcaaatttgaaataaataaaacaccaatgGATCAAATAGAACATGCAATTAACagtggaggaccaaaagggaaattaatccctCCCTCCAAAACGCTGCGCAACAACACGGATTAAATTGAAACAGTAATAAAATATGttgcgaaatttaaaagaaataaaaaaaatttaaacacacTGTAAAATCATGAGGACTAATTCTGCAAATAGTCCATTTAGGGCAAAAACGCGCGGACCCTAcctgcgggtcgggtcgacgcgcggatctgCCCACATTGAACGGCGCTGTTTTGCTTccattataaaaacaaaaaaaaattgttctttaaaaaaaattatttttctgttttaaaacaaaagaaaagaaaaggggggGGGGGGGTGCTCTGGTTTTCCTTAACCCAAACCCCCCAACCGCCGTAACCACCTCAGCGGCTTGAATCCTCCCTCCAGCTTCGATTCGGGCAGAGTCCGTCGTCTCCTCCACACAGGTaactttctccttttcttttcgtttattttttaaaagaaaagaatcaatagaaaaatgaaacaaaaaaacaaaaagatcaccttcaaaattttgcttttttgattcttttacattcgtgttttcttttacttttcaatACAGTATTTTGCTAACCCCTATTACAAAAATCagttggctttttatagccaaatctttttaaaattttgttgtaTATTCGGTCCTATTTGTGCTATCCGTGGTTTATTGCAGGTGCATGGAAGACAGACGTGCGCGGCGTGGAAGGAGAACATGCGACATGCTGCGACATCTGCGCGAAGGCTGTCTGCTGCTGCGGCACTAAGGCGAAGGGGCTAGGGTTCTTTGATTCTGTTATGGGTTTATTGGGCTAATGTAATTAGGCCACATAAATTAGGTTTTTAAATGGATTGGAAACCTTTATTTATTTGGGcctgggctaaaattgggtattacagctgcccctctttgctcattgtcgtgtaacgggaatagagcaaagacttaaaaATAACCAATTTTGTCCAGTCGTGCTGGACCTtagtgctcttcttcttctttaaataGCCTCATTcattcctactgcatcttcagaggtataagaACTAGTGCTTCGATCCACTGCACTGCAACATCAAGGAAATAGGATTGGTTTCctctgtctgctccactgcaacttcaatgaGACAAGACTGTATGcaatctgctctctgcaacttcagagagataagatctatggttttaatccgctccattgcaacttcagggagataggattaattGCTTTCATCTGCTCCGCtgcgacttcagggagataaaacttgCCATCTTCAATATGTTTAACTACAATGTCGGGAAAACAAGATTTGTCgtcatagcttcaatctgttccactacactaccagggaagtaagattcaccgttgtggcttcaatctattctactgtaatgccaaagagataggattcgctgcccacagcctcaatccgctccacttcagctaatccaagccttaatgctagggagataagattcgccgtcgtggcttcaatctgctccgctacaacacaatggaagtaagattcgccgttgtggcttcaatctattccattgcAACGTCAAGGCAATAAGACTGATGTCTTCGATCTGTtttgctgccaatacaggaagtcAAGATgtgctattttcaacctactccactactgctcaaGGAAATAAGGCTGAAGTTTCACCAgtttgttctctggggaacatgacctatataattcaatttatgaacctaattatgcctagtgattaggatgtcatgatcagaatgaatcaaatgctcctaactagacgtgcatgaatgacatttgaatgaatgcagaatgtcatttttcgagaatgatccttctttatcacttaggttgtcattactcaaagtttattaaagtCGTATCACCGAAGCACTACAACGTCCTCCTGCTCGGCTAGCATCTCCAAAAAACACTTAATCTaattgccccccactgtaaacttCAAAGTTTAATCTACTAGGATGAAAATtttgtaccatctttctcccgCTGTGACTCAAGGGTAGAAAAATCTGGCTTTTCACAATCTTCACTTATCGCAATGTAAAGCACTTTGGTCATTTATACCATTCTCAAGATGTCATACCAAATGCCTATGCACAAATGAAGGATTTCCTTCTCCGAGGAAACCTTTTCTTACCACAAGGTGATCAAACTTTGTCACCATCACCATATCTCGCCATTTTGTTCAGTCAATGTTTGAACgacacaaaaattaaaaggataatcTTACTTTTATAATTTTCCTTTTTAGGCATTTCAACCTTTGAACTTGGTGTATTCTAAACAATGGCCctgtttcaggtccctatattatttagaaacttccagagtattatgtaaaatttcatttgtaaaagTATTATTAGCCCATTAATGTTGTTCTAATGAAAAAAGTTGCTTGAACAAGATTATCGcaatggacaagatgaaatttATTGAGAATAAAACTCGagatgaataaattataaagaacAATAAGAATAAAAGAGAAATGGATTGGAAACACGAATCTTgaaaaagaataaagtattctAAGATATAAATACTGAGAAGACTAGGCACCTCAGATATCGCAGTTCAAACTTCTCTGCGCAAACTTTCTAAAGACCACTCTGAGTTCTACATGTGCTTAgaagatctacagtactctgtcgatgccccaagatgttgcGTCCCCTTTCCCACTGATTCAATCATTGCAAGATCACCGGATGCCCCACTTGATCaacatttgagccgccctttttcaggttttcaactcaaatcccctttggtctcaaggcgccatTTGCGGGTtgtcaccttggcctctcctttttctttttctctctctctctttattttttaagaaaagtaCTTCTTAACCAAGTCTGAGTTTACAAGGTTTGGCAAATCTTTGCCAtctatctcactcaagatcaaagCTCCCCCTGAAAAGGCCTTCTGCACAATgtatggaccttcccaatttggcatccattttcctctaaaatccttttgtataggaagaatctttttcaacactagctccccctcgtggaattctctaggacgaacctttttattgtaggctcgcatcattaGCCTTTGATACATCTGACCGTGCTGAATAGGCTTTAGCCTTTTTCCTTCTATTAAGCTCAACTGATCATAACGAGATTGAACACATTCTGCCTCATCCAATTTCAACTCAGCTAATACCCGGAGAGAAGGAATTTCCACCTCAATAGGTATGACTGCTTCCATCCCAAAAACCagagagaaaggtgttgccccggtcGAAGTCCTGACAGACGTTCTATAAGCAAAGAGGGCGAatagtaatttctcatgccagtctttgtaagtctcagtcatctttcccacaattttcttgatattcttaTTCGCTGCTTCTACTGCACCATTCATCTTTTGGCGATATAGCGACGAGTTATGATgcctgatcttgaattgactgtaGACCTCCGCTATCGcactattgttcaaattcaatgcattatcagatatgatcctctcaggcattccatatcgacatatgatcttaTTTTTTAAGAATCTGCtaactgctgacttcgtgacatttgcatatgaagtaGCTTTCACCCATTTGGTAAAGTAGTCAATAACCGCAAAGATGAAgtgatgcccattagaagcctttggcgatattggcccaatgacgtccataccccacatagagaaaggccatggagaagtcataacatgaagaggtgaaggaggtgcatgcattttatcgccataaatttggcatttatggcacttcttagcataattgatgcaatctccttccatattGGACCAGTAGTACACAAATATCATGATCTTCCTGGCCATTGTGAAATCATTTGCATGCGTTCCGCAGataccctcatggacctcttctaGAATTTTTCTAGCTTCCACTACATCCACACATCTTAAAAATTCCTAATCCTTCCCttttttgtataggatctctccatctagGACATAGTCAATGGCCGTTCTTCTCAATGCTCTCTTATCATTCTTCGTTGCCTAATCTGGATACTCACAATTTTTCACATATTGCGATATATTCAGATACCAGGAGTGGTCATCTTTCTCTTCTTCCTCAATATTATAGCAATGAGCTGGGGTTTCAAaaatactcatctgaataggCTTCATGTCCTCTAACTTGTTCACTCGGATCATAGAGGCTAGGGTGGCCAACGCATCAGCCATCTAGTTCTTATCTCGTGGAAGGTAACAAAatgtgatgtcatcaaactcgtcCATCAATTCGAGAACCATCTTTCGATAACTGATCAGTTTAGGGTCTTTTGTATCCCATTCTCCTTTGAGTTGGTCTATCACCAATGCGGAATCCCCATACACTTTTAGCACTTTGATTTTAAGTTCAATAGCTACACGAATGCCCATAATgtatgcttcatattctgccatattgttcgtACAGTCAAAATTCAATTTGCTAGCAataggataatgatctccgcttGGAGATACCAGAACcgccccaattccattacccaaagtatttgaggctccatcaaaatttaacttccacaCATGATCCATTTGAGAATTTTCTTCAGTGGCTGCCACATATATCAAatcctcatttggaaaataaaaattcaaatgcTCATAATCCTCTAAGGTTTTGCTAGCTaaaaagtcagctattgcgctccctttcgCGGCCTTCTGACTCACATACATTATGTCAAATTCAAAAAGCAAGATTTATCATCTGGTCGTCCTTCCATTCaaagcagtcgactccatcatatattttaaggGGTCTAACTTTGAAATTAGCTAAgttgtatgatacaacatatatctCCAAGTTGTCCAAACTAGGGCACGACATAACTTCTCGATAGACGAGTACCTCGcttcacaatcagtgaatttcttgctgagatagtatattgccctttcttttcTTCCTATCTCATCATGCTGGCCTAACACGTATCCCATGGAATTGTAAAACactattaaatagaattaatggTCTATCCGGACTAGGTGGTGATAGTACTGGAGGATTAGACAAGTACTATATTATTTTGTCAAAAGCCTCCTAATATTCTTCATCCCGTACACCCGGATTATGCTTCTtcaaaagaagaaatatgggtcacatttctcagttagttgtgaaataaactgTGCAATGTAATTCAATATTGTCctgactttgtctgggtcaacctcaaTTCCTTTCCCACTGACTATGAAGCCCAACAACtttcctgatctggctccaaaggtGCAATTTGTtggattaagcttgagctggaaaTTTCTTAGTCTTAAAAATAACTTCCTCAGAACTTGAACATTCTCTTCTTCCGTtctggattttgcaatcatatcatcaacataaacctcaatctccttgtgcatcatgtcatgaaacaaagtcaccatggctctttgataagttgcccctgcattctttaaTCCAAAGGGCATCACTTTATAATAGAACGTTCCCCACAAAGTGATAAATATGGTCTTTCTCATATCTTCCAGATTCatttttatttgattgtatcccgAAAAgccatccataaaagaaaacagTGAGTAACCTGCTGTATTATCCACCAAAGTATCAATATGAGGAAACGAAAAATTATTCTTTGGACTGGCCCTgctcaaatccctataatccacacacattcatacctttccatcttttttaagGACAGGGACAacgttggctacccattctgaatatTTGACATCTTGCAATAACCCAGCATCAAACTATTTTTTGACTTCTTCCTTTATCTTTAGCACAATGTCTGgcctcattctcctgagcttctgctGAACTGGCTTGTAATCTTTTTTTATAGGAAGACGGTGTACCACCATATTAGTGCTTAACccaggcatatcctggtatgaccaaggaaagacatctttgaattcatgAAGTAATTCGATGAGGTCTCGTTTCGTCTCTGTGGTAATGTTGGTTCTGATTTTTACCTCATTTTCCTCCTCTAGGCTCACAATCTCCAATGATTCTTTATGAGGTAGGATTTGCTTATCTTCTTACTCTACCATTCTTAATAAGTCCGGAGACACATCACAGTCTACGTCATCTTCAGAATCATGTGATCCCTTTAAACACATGTCTTGTTCAAAAGGGGATTCTAAGTCTGAAACAGCATcattcatatcattgatatccgGAGACCTATGGTAGGTGCCAaggaatatacaaagaatgtatgaatttatgaacaAATATGAGTATGAATGACTAAAAGAATGATgtggaaaaagaataaaaaataattactccAAAAAGAATGAAAACACTACTGTCTCAAAAAATGAATATGAAAAGCGTATTTATTAGAAACATAATATTTCACATGTGCATATTCCATAAAGAAATTcctatttttaagttaaaaaaaacaaGGATGTTCTGAACATTTACTCTGAacaagctctaaaaactacaggaatctcttccgcagtccaattgttcagctcgcttccaggttcgtaagggcgaatctCTAGCAATGTCCCTCTCTCAATTGTGTCTTGGGCATTGATTAGGGCATCTCCCAGCATTTCCTCAATACTTTTCACTTTAATTACTCTTCGCTCAGGATGGATGAACTCCCCCGATACGAAGGTCCTGGATATGTGAGGAAAAGCCATAGGCTCCCACTTAACTTTATTTCCATTCAGGCGTGCCCTTCTTCTCTCCTATCTTTTTTctatttcctttctcttttgttttatgtCTGGTCTATAGCCTAAACCAAAACTATCAAACTTTTCTTTCATCACTGGTGCCTCAACTCCTCCTTGCAAATATCTTCCCAATCCTTTTCCCAGTACAGCTCCTCTTCTCACCATTAATTGAAGACCCATTATTGTAGTCTTGGAAATCTTCGGCACTGGAATTCGATTCCCCTCGACAATAAATGTTGCATTCACGAACTCTAAGGTCCAAAAAGAACATTCCATCGCCTCCTCATCTGTCTCCACATATAGTGTACTACTAGTTATTGACGCAATAATACCCTCCTTGGCATTTATTGTCACCAACCGTCCTTCTGACactaatttcaacttctgatgcaGCGATGAAGGCACAgcccctgccgagtgtatccaagGTCTCCCTAACAAACAGTTATAAgaaggcttaatatccattacAATAAAATCCACTCCATAAGTATTTGGGCCAATCAGGAATGGTATCTCAATTCTCCCCAAAACCTTCCTTTCTATTCCATCGAACGCCCTTACTACATTTTGACACGTTTTCATATGTGAGCTATCCATAGGTATCCTATTGAGAGTAGATAAGGGCAATACATTCAATGCGGATCTATTATCAGTCAAAACTCTCGGCAGCATGTACCATTTACACCGAGTAGTAATGTGCAGAGCTTTAGTGGACCCCATACCTCCAGTTGGTATTTCGTCATcattgaaaaagataaaattatcggCATTTATATTATTGACCAACCGATCCAATTGGTTGACAGAAATATCACttgccacatatgtttcgttcaACACCTTCATTAGCGCATTTCGATGCACCTCTGAACTCAAGAGTAAAGCTAACACATATATACGAGCTGGTTGCTTATGCAGCTGCTCTACCACGCTATACTCATTGTGTTtcagaaatttcaaaaattcgGTGGCTTCTTCCTCCTTTATTGGCTCATTAATCAATGGCCTAGATTCAACTGTCTTCTCTTCCTTTTGTTCTGCCGCAAAAACTTTCCCCTCCTTCGATTCCGCTTGGGCATTTATCCAACCGTAGTGCTTCTCAGTATTCGTATAAGAACCTATCTTTTGGTTTTCTTTTGCAACACTGACCGAAGCTTCCTTTCCCGAGACTGTTACATCACACTCATAATTCTAGGGGACCTTTTTACTATCCTTATACGAAAACTTTGTCAGCTTCTGAATTACAATCTTCAGCGTCACCTGTGCCCTAACCTTATTAACCCTAGGGCGCAAGATGATAATCACAGGATGATTAACCTTCGGAATCCTCGTCACTGACTCCGATGCACATATACTTCCTTTTCCTTCCACCTCTTCAAAAAACTCTATTTCTCCATTATCCATCATGCTCTGGACTAGAGCTCTGAATTCCTCACATCTCTGAATTTTGTGTCCCACCTcatgatggaactcacaataattTTGGGTCTCACCACCTCTCACTAAATCCGAGTCGATTAAACCTCTTCCCACCATTACTTTCCAAACCCTCTTCAAAGGGATTTTAACCTCAACAATATTCTCCTTGACCTTTTTCCCCATACTTTCACCTATCATGTTTACCCCAGCATCAATAAGATTGGGTAATGGATTTTTCGTACCTGATGAATCATCTACCTTGACAACGCCCATCTTAATGAGCTTCTCAACAAGTTTTTTAAAAGCTGTACAAtgttctatggaatgccccgtaattcctgcatggtaatcgcattgtgcattcgtgtcataccatttgggatacggaggcTGTAAAGGGGTCaagtaaaaaggggaaaaaaCGTGAGCATTAAATAaattctgatacaactccttatatgacatgGGAATGGGTGTGAATTGGGGCCTCTCAGTACTTGGCCTCACACCAGATTCCTGTTTTGATGAACCCTGTTGACTTGCCACTACCTTTCTGGGTTGATTCACCGTAATTGATTTGTTGTAT containing:
- the LOC107956157 gene encoding uncharacterized protein → MGVVKVDDSSGTKNPLPNLIDAGVNMIGESMGKKVKENIVEVKIPLKRVWKVMVGRGLIDSDLVRGGETQNYCEFHHEVGHKIQRCEEFRALVQSMMDNGEIEFFEEVEGKGSICASESVTRIPKVNHPVIIILRPRVNKVRAQVTLKIEASVSVAKENQKIGSYTNTEKHYGWINAQAESKEGKVFAAEQKEEKTVESRPLINEPIKEEEATEFLKFLKHNEYSVVEQLHKQPARIYVLALLLSSEVHRNALMKVLNETYVASDISVNQLDRLVNNINADNFIFFNDDEIPTGGMGSTKALHITTRCKWYMLPRVLTDNRSALNVLPLSTLNRIPMDSSHMKTCQNVVRAFDGIERKVLGRIEIPFLIGPNTYGVDFIVMDIKPSYNCLLGRPWIHSAGAVPSSLHQKLKLVSEGRLVTINAKEGIIASITSSTLYVETDEEAMECSFWTLEFVNATFIVEGNRIPVPKISKTTIMGLQLMVRRGAVLGKGLGRYLQGGVEAPVMKEKSPDINDMNDAVSDLESPFEQDMCLKGSHDSEDDVDCDVSPDLLRMDMPGLSTNMVVHRLPIKKDYKPVQQKLRRMRPDIVLKIKEEVKK